One Brassica napus cultivar Da-Ae chromosome C4, Da-Ae, whole genome shotgun sequence genomic region harbors:
- the LOC111213173 gene encoding S-adenosyl-L-methionine-dependent uroporphyrinogen III methyltransferase, chloroplastic isoform X1, whose product MALVQRIPNFSSNLRNWKSTNSTNHKPVSSLHYKTQITASSSPFTEKHSVERYQRDQWLYKASTPSPSPSPPSNQQDEVFVRENDIASQLPELKKLLEVLREKRESGCRGGDCGPGDVYLVGTGPGDPELLTLKAVRVIQSADLLLYDRLVSNDVLELVAPDARLLYVGKTAGYHSRTQEEIHELLLSFAEAGATVVRLKGGDPLVFGRGGEEMDFLQQQGIRVQVIPGITAASGIAAELGIPLTHRGVATSVRFLTGHSRKGGTDPLFVAENAADPDTTLVVYMGLGTLPSLAQKLMDHGLPCDTPAVAVERGTTPLQRNVFAELKDFATEIQAAGLVSPTLIIIGKVVELSPLWPHCTKESSCLVESR is encoded by the exons ATGGCTCTTGTCCAGCGGATTCCTAATTTCTCATCCAATCTTCGAAACTGGAAGAGCACCAATTCGACAAACCATAAGCCTGTTTCTTCTCTCCATTACAAAACCCAGATCACTGCTTCTTCTTCGCCCTTCACGGAGAAGCACTCTGTCGAGAGATACCAAAGGGATCAATGGCTGTACAAAGCATCCACTCCGTCTCCATCTCCATCGCCACCTTCGAATCAGCAAGATGAAGTCTTTGTTAGAGAAAACGACATCGCGTCGCAGCTGCCTGAGCTTAAGAAGCTCTTGGAGGTtctgagagagaagagagagagtgggtgcagaGGCGGTGATTGCGGACCAGGAGATGTGTACCTGGTCGGGACAGGACCAGGAGATCCAGAGCTTCTGACTTTGAAAGCTGTCAGAGTCATTCAAAGCGCTGATCTTCTGCTTTACGACAGGCTTGTCTCTAATGATGTCTTGGAGTTGGTTGCTCCTGATGCTCGGCTTCTCTATGTCGGCAAAACTGCTGGTTATCATAGCAGAACTCAG GAGGAGATACATGAACTGCTCCTAAGTTTTGCTGAAGCTGGTGCGACTGTTGTGAGGCTTAAAGGTGGAGATCCTCTG GTTTTTGGACGAGGTGGGGAAGAGATGGACTTTCTGCAACAGCAAGGGATCCGAGTTCAAGTTATCCCTG GGATTACTGCTGCGTCGGGGATAGCAGCAGAGCTTGGGATTCCCTTAACGCATCGAGGTGTTGCAACTAGTGTGAGGTTCCTCACTGGTCATTCCAGGAAAGGAGGGACTGATCCTCTCTTCGTCGCAGAGAATGCAGCTGATCCTGACACGACACTTGTTGTTTATATGGGTTTGGGAACCTTACCTTCTCTTGCGCAGAAGCTTATGGACCACGGTCTGCCTTGTGATACACCAGCTGTTGCGGTTGAACGTGGAACCACTCCTCTACAGCGTAAT GTTTTTGCTGAGCTTAAAGACTTTGCGACTGAGATTCAGGCAGCTGGATTGGTGTCACCAACGCTCATCATCATAGGGAAAGTCGTCGAGCTATCTCCTTTATGGCCTCATTGCACGAAGGAATCCTCCTGCCTTGTAGAGTCCCGTTAG
- the LOC111213173 gene encoding S-adenosyl-L-methionine-dependent uroporphyrinogen III methyltransferase, chloroplastic isoform X2: MALVQRIPNFSSNLRNWKSTNSTNHKPVSSLHYKTQITASSSPFTEKHSVERYQRDQWLYKASTPSPSPSPPSNQQDEVFVRENDIASQLPELKKLLEVLREKRESGCRGGDCGPGDVYLVGTGPGDPELLTLKAVRVIQSADLLLYDRLVSNDVLELVAPDARLLYVGKTAGYHSRTQEEIHELLLSFAEAGATVVRLKGGDPLVFGRGGEEMDFLQQQGIRVQVIPGKSSFLCSLYAPSNWFSGTWLFLINVEFAFVWNSYDCCD; this comes from the exons ATGGCTCTTGTCCAGCGGATTCCTAATTTCTCATCCAATCTTCGAAACTGGAAGAGCACCAATTCGACAAACCATAAGCCTGTTTCTTCTCTCCATTACAAAACCCAGATCACTGCTTCTTCTTCGCCCTTCACGGAGAAGCACTCTGTCGAGAGATACCAAAGGGATCAATGGCTGTACAAAGCATCCACTCCGTCTCCATCTCCATCGCCACCTTCGAATCAGCAAGATGAAGTCTTTGTTAGAGAAAACGACATCGCGTCGCAGCTGCCTGAGCTTAAGAAGCTCTTGGAGGTtctgagagagaagagagagagtgggtgcagaGGCGGTGATTGCGGACCAGGAGATGTGTACCTGGTCGGGACAGGACCAGGAGATCCAGAGCTTCTGACTTTGAAAGCTGTCAGAGTCATTCAAAGCGCTGATCTTCTGCTTTACGACAGGCTTGTCTCTAATGATGTCTTGGAGTTGGTTGCTCCTGATGCTCGGCTTCTCTATGTCGGCAAAACTGCTGGTTATCATAGCAGAACTCAG GAGGAGATACATGAACTGCTCCTAAGTTTTGCTGAAGCTGGTGCGACTGTTGTGAGGCTTAAAGGTGGAGATCCTCTG GTTTTTGGACGAGGTGGGGAAGAGATGGACTTTCTGCAACAGCAAGGGATCCGAGTTCAAGTTATCCCTGGTAAATCTTCTTTCTTATGCTCACTCTATGCTCCAAGCAACTGGTTCTCTGGCACTTGGCTGTTTCTTATCAACGTGGAGTTTGCATTCGTTTGGAACTCGTATGATTGTTGTGACTGA
- the LOC106370024 gene encoding uncharacterized protein LOC106370024, with protein sequence MARISLLLSLAFTLSLGLLFLSVSSHTPPVPLSPKNVSELQTLPFAKITEILNHKEKFSPKTAKIKAMFTMCKGYVEYLGSLYKSENPIVDVLGIAKTKYALTTKAILAVQASIIGKVDKKTSLKLMKSCAGFTKGLLHVQKAILKISAKHNYKADANINFRESKKIGDAMLYFRNSINDFMDVVNDFEEKKMKKVVQHARALDGRAIYHGREVTEEQAENKTTEKVNGSDQSKYDKYSQFFGSFFEGKQHGRELTEAQADGKFNNLYEEFAKYMPYLGDKAHKRKLLEDQAGVNAGAQGSGEFKGSFEYFFNFIGSQKFQRDSAGKMKVAGKMDSGH encoded by the coding sequence ATGGCAAGGATCTCTCTGTTGTTATCTTTAGCCTTCACTCTCTCCCTTGGATTATTGTTCCTTTCCGTTTCCAGTCACACACCTCCGGTACCATTATCTCCAAAAAATGTATCCGAACTCCAAACGTTACCCTTTGCCAAAATCACTGAGATCTTAAACCATAAAGAAAAGTTTTCCCCAAAAACCGCCAAAATTAAGGCAATGTTCACAATGTGCAAAGGCTATGTTGAGTACCTTGGGAGCCTCTACAAATCTGAGAATCCCATCGTAGATGTTTTAGGTATTGCCAAGACAAAATATGCCCTAACAACCAAAGCGATTCTTGCGGTGCAAGCTAGTATTATCGGTAAAGTCGACAAGAAAACTTCCTTGAAGCTAATGAAAAGCTGTGCTGGTTTTACAAAAGGGCTTCTTCATGTGCAAAAGGCGATCCTAAAGATCTCAGCCAAACATAATTACAAGGCTGATGCTAACATCAACTTTCGCGAATCGAAAAAGATCGGTGATGCTATGCTATATTTCAGAAATTCGATCAATGATTTCATGGATGTAGTTAACGATtttgaggagaagaagatgaagaaagttGTTCAACATGCAAGAGCACTTGATGGAAGAGCAATTTATCACGGAAGAGAAGTAACCGAAGAACAAGCAGAGAACAAAACCACTGAAAAAGTCAACGGTTCGGACCAAAGTAAGTATGACAAGTATTCCCAGTTCTTTGGTTCTTTTTTCGAAGGTAAGCAACACGGAAGAGAGTTAACCGAAGCTCAGGCCGATGGAAAATTCAACAATTTGTATGAGGAGTTTGCTAAATATATGCCTTACCTCGGAGATAAAGCTCACAAAAGAAAACTACTAGAAGATCAAGCAGGAGTCAATGCCGGAGCTCAGGGCAGTGGAGAATTTAAAGGTTCATTCGAATATTTCTTCAACTTCATTGGTAGTCAAAAATTTCAAAGGGATTCCGCTGGGAAGATGAAAGTCGCCGGAAAGATGGATTCAGGTCACTGA